Proteins encoded by one window of Arachis ipaensis cultivar K30076 chromosome B04, Araip1.1, whole genome shotgun sequence:
- the LOC110271531 gene encoding probable acyl-[acyl-carrier-protein]--UDP-N-acetylglucosamine O-acyltransferase, mitochondrial, with amino-acid sequence MSRRRCALSPRCRQLRPPALIGYVHTAGATVVHQFCHLGSFSFLGGGFVVSQDIPKYTMVAGERAELRGLNLVGLTRRGFSTAEIRNLKAAYRKIFMHADANGGSLKDRLAEVVFLCIALSLSGSHDL; translated from the exons ATGTCTCGCCGCCGTTGTGCTCTGTCGCCGCGCTGCCGTCAGCTGCGCCCTCCTGCATTGATT GGCTATGTTCACACTGCAGGAGCGACTGTTGTTCATCAATTCTGCCATCTTGGCTCTTTCTCTTTTCTTGGTGGTGGTTTTGTG GTTTCACAAGATATTCCAAAGTACACAATGGTAGCCGGAGAAAGAGCGGAGCTTCGGGGTCTAAATTTAGTGGGCCTAACTCGACGTGGATTCAGCACTGCAGAG ATCAGGAACCTTAAAGCAGCCTATCGGAAGATATTCATGCATGCTGATGCTAATGGCGGGTCATTGAAGGATAGGCTTGCCGAAGTGGTATTTCTCTGTATTGCTTTATCGCTTTCAGGTAGCCATGATTTGTAG